A genomic segment from Luteibacter aegosomatis encodes:
- a CDS encoding DUF4339 domain-containing protein: MNGDRQIWLGRDGEEFGPYPESQVRQWAASGQVTQATLAWCEGMPTWRPLGEVLGGEPAGNAPPRPPMPPGPPGPPELTRPIDPVRARLPEPPSLHWFLLLVLCLVTAGLLAIVWPFVQASWVKKIDPESKSTTWLVASLVCLGGSWLFAFGTGVMVGFSEEADLFASLPVLAVGYAVWLLQYAFLLTAFFSMSASMRKVLPRYGLVPRIGHVTLFFFTVFYLQGQLTWMSRWRQTGQTEPPPPKAVFWILWCIPVLLGSLLVFVAFAALHRPGAWG; this comes from the coding sequence ATGAACGGGGATCGTCAGATCTGGCTGGGCCGCGACGGCGAGGAATTCGGGCCGTATCCGGAATCGCAGGTGCGCCAGTGGGCCGCGTCGGGGCAGGTGACCCAGGCGACGCTCGCCTGGTGCGAGGGCATGCCGACCTGGCGACCGTTGGGCGAAGTGCTCGGTGGCGAGCCGGCGGGCAACGCGCCCCCGAGGCCGCCGATGCCGCCCGGGCCGCCCGGGCCGCCCGAGCTGACGCGGCCGATCGATCCCGTCCGCGCGCGCCTGCCCGAGCCGCCGTCGTTGCATTGGTTCCTGCTGCTGGTGTTGTGCCTGGTCACCGCCGGCCTGCTCGCCATCGTGTGGCCGTTCGTGCAGGCCTCGTGGGTGAAGAAGATCGACCCCGAAAGCAAGTCGACGACATGGCTGGTCGCTTCCCTGGTGTGCCTGGGCGGGTCGTGGCTGTTCGCTTTCGGCACGGGCGTGATGGTGGGCTTCTCCGAAGAGGCGGACCTGTTCGCGTCGCTCCCCGTCCTGGCCGTGGGATACGCGGTCTGGTTGCTCCAGTACGCCTTCCTGCTGACCGCCTTCTTCAGCATGTCTGCCTCGATGCGCAAGGTCTTGCCCCGTTATGGCCTCGTTCCGCGGATCGGGCACGTGACGCTGTTCTTCTTCACGGTGTTCTACCTGCAGGGCCAGTTGACCTGGATGTCCCGATGGCGGCAGACCGGCCAGACCGAGCCGCCGCCGCCCAAGGCCGTGTTCTGGATCCTTTGGTGCATCCCGGTGCTGCTGGGTTCGCTGCTGGTCTTCGTCGCCTTCGCCGCGCTGCATCGGCCCGGTGCGTGGGGCTAG
- a CDS encoding MlaC/ttg2D family ABC transporter substrate-binding protein — protein sequence MLRQLSLAIALAVGTAVAAPVLAQDAAPAAASQNQSPQQVVQQISDDLSKAIEGHQAELKNDKEKLIAVIDDTFLPHFDIDYASILVLGQHAREATPEQRNRFAKAFYNSITHRYAEGLLNYTRGRVKVLPFTGDLNKSRTVVRTQVMLDDGKSVSVDYAFRQSKSGDWKAYDVIIEGISYITNYRNQVDAEIKKNGGDGKGLDKLTADLEQKGSAAIDQLQKDGGATK from the coding sequence ATGTTGCGTCAGCTTTCCCTCGCCATCGCCCTTGCCGTCGGTACGGCCGTGGCCGCACCCGTCCTCGCGCAGGATGCCGCCCCGGCCGCCGCATCGCAGAACCAGTCGCCCCAGCAGGTCGTGCAGCAGATTTCCGACGACCTGTCCAAGGCCATCGAAGGCCACCAGGCCGAACTGAAGAACGATAAAGAGAAGCTGATCGCCGTTATCGACGACACCTTCCTGCCGCACTTCGACATCGACTACGCCTCCATCCTCGTGCTCGGCCAGCATGCGCGCGAGGCCACGCCCGAGCAGCGCAACCGTTTCGCCAAGGCGTTCTACAACTCGATCACCCACCGCTATGCCGAGGGCCTGCTCAACTACACCCGCGGCCGCGTGAAGGTGTTGCCGTTCACCGGCGACCTCAACAAGTCGCGCACCGTCGTTCGGACGCAGGTCATGCTGGACGACGGCAAGTCGGTGTCGGTCGATTACGCGTTCCGCCAGAGCAAGAGCGGCGACTGGAAGGCCTACGACGTGATCATCGAGGGTATCTCGTACATCACCAACTACCGTAACCAGGTCGATGCCGAGATCAAGAAGAACGGTGGTGACGGCAAGGGCCTCGACAAGCTCACCGCCGATCTCGAGCAGAAGGGTTCGGCGGCCATCGACCAGCTTCAGAAAGACGGCGGCGCGACGAAGTGA
- a CDS encoding RidA family protein codes for MTRSTIATDKAPSAIGPYSQAVRAGGTVYFSGQIPLDPATGNLVEGDITAQTRRVFDNLVAVAEAAGGTLSDIVRVGIYVTDLGNFAAVNAVMAEYFQQPYPARSTIEVSALPKGAQVEVDAILVLP; via the coding sequence ATGACCCGCAGCACCATCGCCACCGACAAGGCCCCGTCGGCCATCGGTCCGTACTCGCAGGCCGTCCGCGCCGGCGGCACCGTGTACTTCTCGGGACAGATCCCGCTCGATCCGGCCACCGGCAACCTCGTCGAAGGCGACATCACCGCGCAAACGCGCCGTGTGTTCGACAACCTCGTGGCCGTGGCCGAAGCCGCGGGCGGAACGCTTTCGGACATCGTCCGCGTGGGCATCTACGTCACCGACCTGGGAAACTTCGCCGCGGTCAACGCCGTGATGGCCGAGTACTTCCAGCAGCCGTATCCGGCGCGATCCACCATCGAAGTGTCCGCCCTGCCCAAGGGCGCGCAGGTCGAGGTCGACGCGATCCTCGTGCTGCCGTAA
- the mlaE gene encoding lipid asymmetry maintenance ABC transporter permease subunit MlaE, whose translation MTTRDDNVVTRSLAQIGACGIFGLTILRAIPRSMRHGRETIRQIWFVGAMSLTIVMTCGLFVGMVLGLQLYDVLSIFGGTSATGTVVAIAIYRELGPVVTALLFAGRAGTSITAEIGLMRATDQLDAMEMMAVDPVAYVAAPRFLAGVIALPLLAIVFCAMGVFGGHLVGVTWLGIDNGTFWSNMTASVDVHKDIVNGVLLKSVAFGIVVSLIAVFQGYTTPPTSEGVAYATTRTVVASSIAILALDFVLTSFLI comes from the coding sequence ATGACCACCCGGGACGACAACGTCGTCACCCGTAGCCTGGCGCAGATCGGCGCCTGCGGCATTTTCGGGCTCACCATCCTCCGCGCCATCCCGCGCAGCATGCGCCACGGCCGCGAGACGATCCGGCAGATCTGGTTCGTCGGCGCGATGAGCCTCACCATCGTGATGACCTGCGGCCTGTTCGTGGGCATGGTGCTGGGCCTGCAGCTGTACGACGTGCTCTCGATCTTCGGCGGCACCTCGGCCACGGGCACGGTGGTGGCCATCGCCATCTATCGCGAGCTGGGGCCGGTGGTGACCGCGCTCCTGTTCGCCGGCCGCGCGGGCACCTCGATCACCGCCGAGATCGGCCTGATGCGGGCCACCGACCAGCTCGACGCCATGGAGATGATGGCGGTGGACCCCGTGGCCTACGTGGCCGCGCCGCGCTTCCTCGCCGGCGTGATCGCGCTGCCCCTGCTGGCCATCGTGTTCTGCGCCATGGGCGTGTTTGGCGGCCACCTGGTGGGCGTCACCTGGCTGGGCATCGACAACGGCACCTTCTGGTCGAACATGACCGCCTCCGTCGACGTCCACAAGGACATCGTCAACGGCGTCCTCCTGAAATCGGTGGCCTTCGGCATCGTCGTTTCGCTGATCGCGGTGTTCCAGGGCTATACCACCCCACCCACCAGCGAAGGCGTCGCCTATGCGACCACGCGCACCGTGGTCGCTTCGTCCATCGCCATCCTGGCGCTGGACTTCGTGCTCACGTCGTTCCTGATCTGA
- a CDS encoding oxidoreductase: MQSPLPSGFGATTTAAEVIEGIDLTGKHAVVTGGYAGLGLETVRVLLGAGARVTVPARDMDKARRALDALDVELLPMDLADPASVDAFARTLVERGDALHLLINNAGVMACPLERDARGYERQFATNHLGHFQLAVRLWPLMRKANGARIVSVSSRGHRFSPVVFDDPHYQHRDYDRWTAYGQSKTANVLFAVGADARGKADGIRAFSLHPGAIMTDLARYMSEEELRGFGVIDEHGKPVAEVAQGMKSVPQGAATSVWAATSARLDGMGGLYLEDCDVAPLLLTDTTDIAELRKMAGVRPYAVDADGAETLWALSEEQTGVSLDRG; this comes from the coding sequence ATGCAATCCCCCCTCCCCTCCGGCTTCGGCGCGACCACGACGGCCGCCGAGGTCATCGAAGGCATCGACCTGACCGGCAAGCACGCCGTGGTCACCGGCGGCTATGCCGGCCTGGGCCTGGAAACCGTCCGCGTGCTGCTCGGCGCCGGCGCCCGGGTGACCGTGCCCGCCCGCGACATGGACAAGGCCCGTCGCGCCCTCGACGCACTGGACGTCGAGTTGCTGCCCATGGACCTCGCCGATCCCGCGTCCGTGGATGCCTTCGCCCGCACGCTCGTCGAACGCGGCGACGCGCTGCACCTGCTCATCAACAACGCGGGCGTGATGGCCTGCCCGCTCGAACGCGACGCGCGCGGTTACGAGCGGCAGTTCGCCACCAACCACCTCGGTCATTTCCAGCTAGCCGTACGTCTATGGCCGCTGATGCGCAAAGCCAACGGAGCGCGCATCGTCTCGGTGTCCTCGCGCGGGCATCGTTTCTCGCCCGTCGTCTTCGACGATCCGCATTACCAGCATCGCGATTACGACCGCTGGACGGCCTACGGCCAGTCGAAGACGGCCAACGTGCTCTTCGCCGTGGGTGCCGACGCGCGTGGCAAGGCCGACGGCATCCGCGCGTTCTCGTTGCATCCCGGCGCGATCATGACCGACCTCGCCCGCTACATGAGCGAAGAGGAATTGCGCGGCTTCGGCGTGATCGACGAGCACGGCAAGCCGGTGGCGGAGGTGGCGCAGGGCATGAAGAGCGTGCCGCAGGGCGCGGCGACGAGCGTCTGGGCGGCGACCAGCGCACGGCTCGACGGGATGGGCGGGCTGTATCTGGAGGATTGCGATGTCGCGCCGCTGTTGCTGACCGATACGACCGACATCGCGGAGTTGCGCAAGATGGCGGGGGTTCGCCCGTATGCGGTCGATGCGGACGGCGCCGAGACGCTTTGGGCGCTGAGCGAGGAGCAGACGGGTGTAAGCCTGGACCGGGGCTAG
- a CDS encoding RelA/SpoT family protein — translation MNVIPDKKLTDVSDDTPVPPYVQALEERVGVYLPHEQVLRIRRAFLVGAAAHEGQTRKSGEPYITHPVAVAQVLAELGLDAETIIAAILHDTLEDTKLSREELAGEFGETVAELVDGVTKLDKMRFSSRAEADAESFRKMLLAMARDLRVILIKLSDRLHNMRTLGAKESESRRRIARETLEIYAPIAQRLGMNKFKAELQDLGFKALYPDRHRIIAERIRAALGNRREAMGKIEMALEGRLAAEKIPGRAVSRIKSPWSIYSKMRNEHKSFAQLMDVYGFRVITDTAMHCYQALGAVHGLYKPVDARFKDFIAIPKGNGYQSLHTVLLGPFGAPIEIQIRTSEMESVAERGVAAHWAYKTDSGPANSAQLRAREWLSALADSQAHTPSASEFLENVKIDLFPDEVYLFTPRGDIFSLPRNATALDFAYAVHTDVGDHAVAARVDKKLVPLRTRLVSGQVVEVITAPSAVPNPAWLEAVVTGKARTAIRQYLKHLQHEDAVDFGHRMLDRALDARGLSLDAVPPATLDRFLDDAKLKRLEELLAEIALGNRFADQVANQLVAMLGPRDDHPSTLPTEHAVEKIRISGAERGVLSFGNCCHPLPGDEIVGFLSSGKGIVVHRVECPNVAEFRKTPERIVAIEWDRDVSGDYRAELRIEVLNRPGVLATVAAAIADAGSNIENVEYIERDSTAATLLFAIEVKGRKHLADVMRRVRRTGVVSGVYRHPL, via the coding sequence ATGAACGTCATCCCCGACAAAAAACTGACCGACGTCTCCGACGATACCCCGGTGCCGCCGTACGTGCAGGCGCTCGAGGAGCGCGTGGGCGTGTATCTGCCCCACGAGCAGGTGCTGCGCATCCGGCGCGCCTTCCTGGTCGGCGCCGCGGCCCACGAAGGACAGACCCGCAAGTCGGGTGAGCCCTACATCACCCATCCGGTCGCGGTCGCCCAGGTGTTGGCCGAACTCGGCCTCGACGCCGAAACCATCATCGCCGCCATCCTCCACGACACGCTGGAGGACACCAAGCTCAGCCGCGAGGAACTTGCCGGCGAATTCGGCGAGACCGTGGCGGAACTGGTCGATGGCGTCACCAAGCTCGACAAGATGCGCTTCTCCAGCCGCGCCGAGGCCGACGCGGAAAGCTTCCGCAAGATGCTGCTGGCGATGGCGCGCGACCTGCGCGTGATCCTCATCAAGCTGTCCGACCGCCTGCACAACATGCGCACGCTGGGGGCGAAGGAGTCCGAGTCGCGCCGCCGCATCGCGCGCGAAACGCTCGAGATCTACGCGCCCATCGCGCAACGCCTGGGCATGAACAAGTTCAAGGCCGAGTTGCAGGACCTCGGCTTCAAGGCCCTGTATCCCGATCGCCACCGCATCATCGCCGAGCGCATCCGCGCCGCGCTGGGCAACCGCCGCGAGGCGATGGGCAAGATCGAGATGGCGCTCGAGGGACGCCTCGCCGCCGAGAAGATCCCCGGCCGCGCGGTCAGCCGCATCAAGTCGCCGTGGAGCATCTATTCGAAGATGCGCAACGAGCACAAGTCGTTCGCGCAGCTCATGGACGTCTACGGCTTCCGCGTCATCACCGACACGGCGATGCACTGCTACCAGGCCTTGGGCGCCGTGCACGGCCTCTACAAACCGGTGGATGCCCGCTTCAAGGATTTCATCGCCATCCCCAAGGGCAACGGTTACCAGTCGTTGCACACCGTGCTGCTCGGTCCGTTCGGCGCCCCCATCGAGATCCAGATCCGCACGTCGGAAATGGAGTCGGTCGCCGAGCGCGGCGTGGCCGCGCACTGGGCCTACAAGACCGACTCCGGCCCGGCCAACAGCGCGCAGCTGCGCGCCCGCGAGTGGCTCTCCGCGCTGGCCGACAGCCAGGCGCACACGCCCTCGGCGTCGGAATTCCTCGAGAACGTCAAGATCGATCTCTTCCCCGACGAGGTCTATCTGTTCACGCCGCGCGGCGACATCTTCTCGCTGCCGCGCAACGCCACCGCTCTGGATTTCGCCTACGCGGTGCACACCGACGTGGGCGATCACGCCGTGGCGGCGCGCGTCGACAAGAAGCTGGTGCCGCTGCGCACGCGGCTGGTCTCCGGACAGGTCGTGGAGGTCATCACCGCGCCGTCGGCCGTGCCCAATCCGGCGTGGCTCGAAGCGGTGGTCACCGGCAAGGCGCGTACCGCCATCCGTCAGTACCTCAAGCATCTCCAGCACGAGGACGCCGTGGATTTCGGCCATCGCATGCTCGATCGCGCGCTCGACGCGCGTGGCCTGAGCCTCGATGCCGTGCCGCCGGCCACGCTGGATCGCTTCCTCGACGACGCCAAACTCAAGCGCCTGGAAGAACTGCTCGCCGAGATCGCGCTGGGTAACCGCTTCGCGGACCAGGTGGCGAATCAGCTGGTGGCGATGCTCGGACCGCGGGACGACCATCCATCGACCCTGCCGACCGAGCACGCCGTTGAGAAGATCCGCATCAGCGGGGCAGAGCGTGGCGTGCTGAGCTTCGGCAACTGCTGTCATCCCCTGCCGGGCGACGAGATCGTCGGATTCCTGTCGTCGGGCAAGGGCATCGTCGTGCATCGCGTGGAATGCCCCAACGTGGCCGAGTTCCGCAAGACGCCCGAGCGTATCGTCGCCATCGAGTGGGATCGCGACGTCAGCGGCGACTACCGTGCCGAGCTGCGCATCGAGGTGCTCAACCGTCCCGGCGTACTCGCCACCGTGGCCGCCGCCATCGCCGATGCGGGCTCGAACATCGAGAACGTGGAATACATCGAGCGCGACAGCACGGCCGCCACGCTGCTCTTCGCCATCGAGGTGAAGGGGCGCAAGCACCTGGCCGACGTGATGCGGCGCGTGCGGCGCACCGGCGTGGTGAGCGGCGTGTATCGCCATCCGCTTTAA
- the mlaD gene encoding outer membrane lipid asymmetry maintenance protein MlaD — MTQRRSYAVGTGLFIVLGFAALAYLATQTTSVANSHRGSTYDVTTRFANVGQLKVRAPVKVAGVRVGSVESIDLVPGKEEARVTLAIDDGHKDIPEDSVATIYTSGLLGDQYVGIQFGQSKNPVKEGGEIGLTRPAQQLEEMLGKFFGGGSAPDRLGGTFHVTGDFTNIGGLQPGAAVKMAGVPIGSVESIVVKPGAVEATVTLAIDKRYSQIPNDSAAAVFTSGLIGSQYVAIQPGGSPEYLADGDSLVLTQSALQLEDLIGKFLVNGSPSDNKNGNAQGGAQPDNAGKK, encoded by the coding sequence GTGACCCAGAGACGTTCCTATGCCGTCGGCACCGGCCTGTTCATCGTGCTCGGCTTCGCCGCCCTGGCCTATCTCGCCACGCAGACCACCTCGGTGGCCAATTCGCATCGCGGGTCCACCTACGACGTGACCACCCGCTTCGCCAACGTGGGCCAGCTCAAGGTCCGCGCACCGGTGAAGGTGGCGGGCGTGCGCGTGGGTTCGGTCGAATCGATCGACCTGGTGCCGGGCAAGGAAGAAGCCCGGGTCACCCTCGCCATCGACGATGGCCACAAGGACATTCCCGAGGATTCCGTGGCCACCATCTACACCAGTGGCCTGCTCGGCGACCAGTACGTCGGCATCCAGTTCGGCCAGTCGAAGAACCCGGTGAAGGAGGGCGGCGAGATCGGCCTCACCCGCCCGGCCCAGCAGCTGGAGGAAATGCTCGGCAAGTTCTTCGGCGGCGGCAGCGCCCCCGACCGCCTGGGCGGCACCTTCCACGTGACCGGCGATTTCACCAACATCGGCGGCCTGCAGCCGGGCGCCGCGGTGAAGATGGCCGGCGTGCCCATCGGCAGCGTCGAATCGATCGTGGTCAAGCCGGGTGCCGTCGAGGCCACGGTGACCCTTGCGATCGACAAGCGCTACTCCCAGATACCCAATGACTCGGCGGCCGCGGTGTTCACAAGCGGTTTGATCGGTAGCCAGTATGTTGCGATCCAGCCCGGCGGATCGCCGGAATACCTGGCGGATGGTGACAGTCTCGTGCTGACGCAGTCTGCGCTCCAACTGGAAGACCTGATCGGCAAGTTCCTCGTGAACGGCTCGCCGAGCGACAACAAGAACGGCAACGCCCAGGGCGGTGCCCAACCCGATAACGCCGGCAAGAAATAA
- a CDS encoding MlaA family lipoprotein, whose amino-acid sequence MPRRFLSRIVRPALGLLAVGLLAACQVAPPRTDDPNEHFNRKVYAFNDKLDKAAIRPVAVGYRKVTTPAVRTAVSDFYTNIRLPITVANDLLQARPKDAVVTTGRFIVNLTIGFLGFKDPASLLGMPLHENDFGITLARWGVPEGDYLVLPFVGPTTVRDVWRLPVDSYFFDPLSYLSRNHDFHHGEYYVPQVLYLVTLRARAIDAESFLASAYDPYVFVRDAYRQQRLYQIYDGNPPADVIERMQGISGDNNSNFDPEELLDEQHKWENQNKQKPL is encoded by the coding sequence ATGCCTCGTAGATTCCTCTCCCGGATCGTCCGCCCCGCGCTAGGCCTGCTGGCCGTTGGCCTGCTGGCCGCCTGCCAGGTGGCGCCGCCGCGCACAGACGACCCCAACGAGCATTTCAACCGCAAGGTCTACGCCTTCAACGACAAGCTCGACAAGGCGGCGATCCGCCCCGTGGCCGTGGGTTACCGCAAGGTCACCACCCCGGCGGTCCGCACGGCGGTCAGCGACTTCTACACCAACATCCGCCTGCCGATCACGGTGGCCAACGACCTGCTCCAGGCCCGCCCCAAGGATGCCGTGGTCACCACCGGCCGCTTCATCGTGAACCTCACGATCGGCTTCCTGGGCTTCAAGGACCCGGCCAGCCTGCTCGGCATGCCGCTGCACGAGAACGATTTCGGCATCACCCTGGCCCGCTGGGGCGTGCCCGAGGGTGATTACCTGGTGCTGCCCTTCGTCGGCCCCACCACCGTTCGCGACGTCTGGCGCCTGCCGGTCGACAGCTACTTCTTCGATCCGCTCAGCTATCTCTCGCGAAATCACGATTTCCACCACGGCGAGTACTACGTTCCCCAGGTTCTTTACCTCGTGACGCTGCGCGCGCGCGCCATCGACGCGGAGAGCTTCCTGGCCTCGGCCTACGATCCGTACGTGTTCGTGCGTGACGCCTATCGCCAGCAGCGCCTCTACCAGATCTACGACGGCAACCCGCCGGCCGACGTCATCGAGCGCATGCAGGGCATCAGCGGCGACAACAATTCCAATTTCGATCCCGAAGAGCTGCTCGACGAGCAGCACAAATGGGAAAACCAGAACAAGCAGAAGCCGCTGTGA
- a CDS encoding STAS domain-containing protein, which translates to MSQPAFQLSTPAPDTLAVSGALTFDTAAGALHAGRVELDRGSQGVLDLAGVTQADSAGLATVLALLAHARSKGRAMGVAHAPTGLQALARVSGVDTLL; encoded by the coding sequence GTGAGCCAGCCGGCTTTTCAGCTGAGCACGCCGGCGCCGGATACCCTCGCGGTATCCGGCGCGCTCACGTTCGATACGGCGGCGGGTGCGCTGCATGCAGGGCGCGTCGAGCTGGACCGCGGTTCGCAGGGCGTGCTCGATCTGGCCGGTGTGACCCAGGCGGACAGCGCGGGCCTGGCGACGGTGCTGGCCCTGCTGGCGCATGCGCGGTCGAAGGGGCGTGCGATGGGCGTGGCCCATGCGCCGACGGGATTGCAGGCTCTCGCTCGCGTATCGGGTGTCGATACGCTGCTGTAA
- a CDS encoding AraC family transcriptional regulator — protein MSDRTEMTDDPITEFLRLAEVESVMSGGFTAGGDWSVRFPPPDKLKFFASARGGCVLRMEGDTDDVPLAEGDVVLLIAPRGFVLCSDPSVMPREAREFFGDVRGGIVQVNEGDDTLHIGGHVRLHPDYEPMLTGALPPWIHVRATAPEASIMRWLIDRMVEESAASRPAAGLMLTQLAHLLFVQILRAHMASGESLRAGWLRAAADPRLAPVLRRIHADPAQPWRLDDMARAAAMSRTVFAAHFKAVAGVAPLAYLTQWRMRLATHALRRGSVPVAVLARDLGYASESAFSHAFKRVVGVSPARFALSSVA, from the coding sequence ATGAGTGATCGTACGGAAATGACGGACGATCCCATTACCGAGTTCCTGCGCCTGGCCGAGGTCGAGTCGGTGATGTCCGGCGGCTTTACCGCCGGCGGCGACTGGTCCGTGCGCTTTCCCCCGCCGGACAAGCTGAAATTCTTCGCCTCGGCGCGCGGCGGCTGCGTCCTGCGCATGGAAGGCGACACCGACGACGTGCCGCTGGCGGAAGGCGACGTGGTGCTGCTCATCGCCCCGCGTGGCTTCGTGCTGTGCAGCGACCCGTCCGTCATGCCGCGCGAGGCGCGCGAGTTTTTCGGGGACGTTCGCGGCGGGATCGTCCAGGTGAACGAGGGCGACGACACGCTCCACATCGGCGGTCACGTGCGCCTGCATCCCGACTACGAGCCCATGCTGACGGGTGCGCTGCCGCCCTGGATCCACGTGCGCGCGACGGCGCCGGAAGCGTCGATCATGCGCTGGCTGATCGACCGCATGGTGGAAGAAAGCGCGGCGTCGCGTCCCGCCGCCGGCCTCATGCTGACCCAGCTGGCCCATCTTCTCTTCGTGCAGATCCTCCGGGCCCACATGGCCTCGGGCGAATCGCTGCGCGCTGGCTGGCTGCGTGCCGCCGCCGATCCGCGGCTCGCTCCCGTGCTCAGGCGGATCCATGCCGATCCGGCGCAGCCCTGGCGCCTGGACGACATGGCCCGCGCGGCCGCCATGTCGCGCACGGTGTTCGCCGCGCACTTCAAGGCCGTGGCCGGCGTCGCGCCGCTGGCGTATCTCACGCAATGGCGCATGCGGCTGGCCACCCATGCCCTGCGTCGCGGCAGCGTGCCGGTCGCGGTGCTGGCGCGCGATCTGGGCTACGCGTCGGAAAGCGCCTTCAGCCATGCGTTCAAGCGCGTGGTGGGCGTGTCGCCCGCGCGTTTCGCGCTGTCGTCCGTCGCCTGA
- a CDS encoding ABC transporter ATP-binding protein, giving the protein MTDDAIVRVRGLTTVLNGKTIFDALDLDIPRGKVTAIMGPSGTGKTTLLKHITGQMRGDAGSVEVDGENVPALSRERLFRLRERIGYLFQNSALLTDFDVFENVAFPLRQHTRLPEELIRNIVLNKLQAVGLRGAARLMPTELSGGMARRVALARAIVFDPALILYDEPFVGLDPIALNQVLLLIRTLNETLGITSVLVAHELAAVQKVADHVYLIANGKVVAHGAPDTLATDGSPWTAQFFGGEADGPVPFQYPAGDYAAALGFPGGKA; this is encoded by the coding sequence ATGACCGACGACGCCATCGTCCGCGTGCGCGGACTGACCACGGTCCTCAACGGCAAGACCATCTTCGATGCGCTCGACCTCGACATCCCGCGTGGCAAGGTCACGGCCATCATGGGACCCAGCGGTACGGGCAAGACGACCCTGCTCAAGCACATCACCGGGCAGATGCGCGGCGATGCGGGCAGCGTCGAGGTCGACGGCGAGAACGTGCCGGCGCTGTCGCGCGAGCGCCTCTTCCGGTTGCGCGAGCGCATCGGCTACCTGTTCCAGAACTCGGCCCTGCTCACCGACTTCGACGTCTTCGAGAACGTGGCCTTCCCGTTGCGCCAGCACACGCGGTTGCCGGAAGAACTCATCCGCAACATCGTGCTCAACAAGCTGCAGGCCGTGGGCCTGCGCGGCGCCGCGCGGCTGATGCCCACCGAGCTGTCGGGCGGCATGGCGCGTCGCGTGGCGCTGGCGCGTGCCATCGTCTTCGACCCGGCGCTCATCCTCTACGACGAACCTTTCGTGGGCCTGGACCCCATCGCGCTCAACCAGGTGCTGCTGCTCATCCGCACACTCAACGAAACGCTGGGCATCACCAGCGTGCTGGTGGCCCACGAACTGGCGGCGGTGCAGAAGGTGGCCGACCACGTCTACCTCATCGCCAACGGCAAGGTCGTGGCCCACGGCGCGCCCGACACGCTGGCCACCGACGGCTCGCCGTGGACGGCGCAGTTCTTCGGTGGCGAGGCCGATGGCCCGGTGCCGTTCCAGTATCCCGCGGGCGATTACGCCGCCGCGCTCGGTTTCCCCGGAGGCAAGGCATGA
- the rpoZ gene encoding DNA-directed RNA polymerase subunit omega: MARITVEDCLEVVDNRFELVLMATKRARQLSKGAEPTLDPNNDKPTVLALREIADRRVNDEMIDEIDRAARERAEREALEWAATEVDDDLSKGGDD, translated from the coding sequence ATGGCCCGTATTACCGTCGAAGACTGCCTCGAGGTAGTCGACAACCGCTTTGAGCTCGTGCTCATGGCGACCAAGCGCGCCCGCCAGCTCTCGAAGGGCGCCGAGCCCACGCTCGATCCCAACAACGACAAGCCGACCGTGCTCGCCCTGCGCGAGATCGCCGATCGCCGCGTCAACGACGAGATGATCGACGAGATCGACCGCGCCGCCCGCGAGCGCGCCGAGCGCGAAGCCCTCGAGTGGGCCGCCACCGAAGTGGACGACGACCTCTCGAAGGGCGGAGATGACTGA
- the gmk gene encoding guanylate kinase, which yields MTPGTLFVVAAPSGAGKSTLVNALLEREPQISLSISHTTRPPRPGEQYGRHYFFVARPDFEKEITDGIFLEHAEVHGNLYGTSRTVVEEKLGSGADVLLEIDWQGARQVRQGKPDCVSVFILPPSRAELERRLRGRNTDAADVIERRLINSREEIAHAHEFDYIIVNDRFEDALADLQAIVRAVRLRAPLEALRHHELIQELIAP from the coding sequence ATGACGCCAGGCACCCTGTTCGTGGTGGCCGCGCCGTCGGGCGCGGGCAAGTCGACGCTGGTCAACGCGCTGCTCGAACGGGAGCCGCAGATCTCGCTGTCCATCTCCCACACCACCCGGCCGCCACGCCCGGGCGAGCAGTACGGCCGCCACTATTTCTTCGTGGCACGCCCGGATTTCGAGAAGGAAATCACCGACGGCATCTTCCTCGAGCATGCCGAGGTGCACGGCAACCTGTACGGCACGTCGCGCACGGTGGTCGAGGAGAAGTTGGGCAGCGGCGCCGACGTGCTGCTGGAGATCGACTGGCAGGGCGCGCGCCAGGTGCGCCAGGGCAAGCCCGATTGCGTGAGCGTGTTCATCCTGCCGCCCTCGCGCGCGGAACTGGAGCGCCGCCTCCGGGGTCGTAACACCGACGCGGCGGACGTCATCGAGCGCCGGTTGATCAATTCCCGCGAAGAGATCGCCCATGCGCACGAATTCGACTACATCATCGTCAACGATCGCTTCGAGGACGCCCTGGCCGACCTCCAGGCGATCGTCCGGGCCGTCCGCCTTCGCGCGCCCCTCGAGGCGTTGCGTCACCACGAGCTGATCCAGGAGCTGATCGCCCCATGA